A genomic region of Pristiophorus japonicus isolate sPriJap1 chromosome 24 unlocalized genomic scaffold, sPriJap1.hap1 SUPER_24_unloc_1, whole genome shotgun sequence contains the following coding sequences:
- the LOC139241188 gene encoding zinc finger protein 239-like — protein sequence MPVEKPWKCEDCGKRFRKASELEIHRRSHTGERPFTCPVCGKGFTRSSNLVVHQQVHTGERPFTCSVCGKRFTGSSNLLRHQRVHK from the coding sequence ATGCccgtggagaaaccgtggaaatgtgaggactgtgggaagagattcagaaAAGCAtcagagctggaaattcatcgacgcagtcacactggggagaggccgttcacctgcccagtgtgtgggaagggattcactcggtcatccaaccttgtagttcaccagcaagttcacactggggagaggccgttcacctgctccgtgtgtgggaagcgattcactgggtcatccaacctgctgagacaccagcgagttcacaagtga